The Gammaproteobacteria bacterium genome includes the window CCGCTGCTTTGGCCGCCGCCTGCCTCGTTGCATGGCGCCCGCCGACAAAGAGATTCTACCATGACTGCCCCTCGTTAACTACCGCAAGCCGGTCAAGCGCCGGGCCAGCAGATAGAATTCTTTCGACGAGCTGCGCGACGCCCGGGGCCGGCGCGCCGCGACCCCGCGGAAGCAGCCGGCCAGCCGTTCGCGGAACGCGGCGCACTCTTCTCCCTGAAACAACTTGATCAAGAGATCGCCTTCCGGGCGCAGGAACTGCCGGGCCATCTCCAGAGCGGCGTCCAACAAGGTTGCCATGCGCGCCTGGTCGGTGACCGCGATGCCGCTCAAGTCGGGGGCCAGATCCGATACGACCAAATCGCAGGGACGCCCCCCCAGCCACTCGCGACAACGGCCGCACAGCCCGGGGTCGCCCAACTCGCCCAGGGCGAATTCCACGCCCGGGATCGGCTGCATGGGGTTGCGGTCTATGGCCAACACCCGCCCCTGCCGGCCGACACGCTCGGCGAGGTACTGCGACCACCCGCCCGGCGCCGCGCCCAGATCCATAACCGTCTGACCAGGGCGCAACAGGCGGTCGCCGCGGTCGATCTCCATGAGTTTGAAGACGGCGCGGGAACGGTAGCCCCGGTCGCGCGCCATGCGCCAATAGGAATCGTGCCGCTCCTCCCGACGCACGGCTCGCCCTATCTCCGCCCGCCGCCACCCGCCCGGGCACGCCGGCAAGGGCGCTCATTGGTAGCGTACCCGAACCACTTCATAGTCCACCGCGCCCCCGGGGGCCTCCACCCGCACGCTGTCCCCCTCGTTCTTGCCGATCAACGCGCGGGCGATAGGCGAGGTCACTGCGATCCGCCCTTCCTCGATATCGGCCTCCGCCTCGCCGACGATCTGGTAGCTAACCTTTTTCTTTTCCTTGAGGTGCAGCAACTCCACGGCGGCGCCGAATACGATTCGGCTGCCGG containing:
- a CDS encoding RlmE family RNA methyltransferase; the encoded protein is MARDRGYRSRAVFKLMEIDRGDRLLRPGQTVMDLGAAPGGWSQYLAERVGRQGRVLAIDRNPMQPIPGVEFALGELGDPGLCGRCREWLGGRPCDLVVSDLAPDLSGIAVTDQARMATLLDAALEMARQFLRPEGDLLIKLFQGEECAAFRERLAGCFRGVAARRPRASRSSSKEFYLLARRLTGLR